The following proteins are co-located in the Penaeus monodon isolate SGIC_2016 chromosome 10, NSTDA_Pmon_1, whole genome shotgun sequence genome:
- the LOC119577718 gene encoding WD repeat-containing protein 17-like isoform X2, with the protein MNGIEPVGQRTLECAHLVAEWHLCRGSPIIAACALLAVDDVKGSLLMLLRGHELELVVAVGKLICTDPSANNDSCAFDADISAIQGLIATAMRYLTYRAVRLLLWDLAVDLANTLPQGTNRTVLLAEVLIAFMGGHEEREALYTRAGFPTPVECPEKAIGSILDQVLYLLLSTQPYKGLNKALEFLQDQIVGGNLDRESVWYVLRLVQAIPLTQNAAQWMIRADQKAGLLAISAYLGAIRAAGLEYGSIVLYLLSHASYLLEKHRPSGYGFLAEHIELARIKMEEGDTDWGLNVGGNLELWSDFKTSRVSGSHLPRHSDAQTCCITNTIIKGPSYFLENGESVMGLNDALMWAKVHPFSPLGSGCRLNPF; encoded by the exons ATGAATGGGATTGAACCTGTGGGGCAGAGAACTCTTGAGTGTGCTCATTTGGTGGCTGAGTGGCATCTGTGTCGAGGCTCACCCATCATAGCTGCTTGTGCCTTACTTGCTGTGGATGATGTCAAG gGTTCTCTTTTGATGCTCCTACGAGGACATGAATTAGAACTAGTTGTTGCTGTGGGCAAACTCATATGTACAGACCCTTCAGCCAACAATGACTCCTGTGCATTTGATGCTGACATCTCAGCAATTCAAGGACTAATAGCAACAGCCATGCGCTACCTTACTTACCGAGCTGTAAGGCTCCTGCTCTGGGATTTGGCTGTTGATTTGGCCAATACGCTCCCACAG GGAACCAACCGAACAGTCCTGCTGGCGGAAGTACTAATTGCTTTTATGGGAGGACATGAAGAACGAGAGGCCCTCTACACTCGAGCTGGCTTCCCAACACCTGTAGAGTGCCCAGAAAAAGCCATTGGATCAATACTGGACCAAGTCTTGTACTTACTGCTGTCAACCCAACCTTATAAAGGACTGAACAAAGCCTTGGAATTCTTGCAAG ACCAAATTGTGGGAGGGAACCTTGACAGAGAGAGCGTATGGTATGTCCTGCGTCTGGTCCAGGCCATCCCACTAACTCAGAATGCAGCTCAGTGGATGATTCGGGCTGACCAGAAAGCAGGACTACTTGCAATATCAGCTTATCTGGGTGCAATTCGTGCAGCTGGACTGGAATATGGCTCAATTGTGTTATATCTCCTGAGCCATGCAAG TTATCTGTTGGAGAAACACAGGCCTTCAGGTTATGGATTCCTGGCAGAACATATAGAGTTAGCACGTATCAA aatggaggagggagacaCAGACTGGGGTTTGAATGTAGGTGGAAATTTAGAATTATGGAGCGATTTCAAAACCAGTCGGGTCAGCGGCTCACACCTCCCTAGGCATTCAGATGCCCAGACTTGTTGCATAACcaatacaataataaag gGTCCGAGCTACTTCCTTGAGAATGGTGAATCGGTGATGGGACTCAATGATGCTCTGATGTGGGCCAAGGtgcaccctttctcccctctggGCTCCGGCTGTCGTCTCAACCCATTCTGA
- the LOC119577718 gene encoding WD repeat-containing protein 17-like isoform X1 gives MHRYLKLIHYFPGHLDKAFSECVALSKTHRTSRKGPPPEVPPRVPAGEMNGIEPVGQRTLECAHLVAEWHLCRGSPIIAACALLAVDDVKGSLLMLLRGHELELVVAVGKLICTDPSANNDSCAFDADISAIQGLIATAMRYLTYRAVRLLLWDLAVDLANTLPQGTNRTVLLAEVLIAFMGGHEEREALYTRAGFPTPVECPEKAIGSILDQVLYLLLSTQPYKGLNKALEFLQDQIVGGNLDRESVWYVLRLVQAIPLTQNAAQWMIRADQKAGLLAISAYLGAIRAAGLEYGSIVLYLLSHASYLLEKHRPSGYGFLAEHIELARIKMEEGDTDWGLNVGGNLELWSDFKTSRVSGSHLPRHSDAQTCCITNTIIKGPSYFLENGESVMGLNDALMWAKVHPFSPLGSGCRLNPF, from the exons ATGCATAGGTATTTGAAATTAATCCACTATTTTCCAGGCCACCTTGACAAAGCTTTCTCTGAGTGCGTTGCGCTTAGTAAGACTCACAGGACAAGCCGGAAGGGACCACCACCTGAAGTGCCTCCAAGAGTGCCTGCAGGAGAAATGAATGGGATTGAACCTGTGGGGCAGAGAACTCTTGAGTGTGCTCATTTGGTGGCTGAGTGGCATCTGTGTCGAGGCTCACCCATCATAGCTGCTTGTGCCTTACTTGCTGTGGATGATGTCAAG gGTTCTCTTTTGATGCTCCTACGAGGACATGAATTAGAACTAGTTGTTGCTGTGGGCAAACTCATATGTACAGACCCTTCAGCCAACAATGACTCCTGTGCATTTGATGCTGACATCTCAGCAATTCAAGGACTAATAGCAACAGCCATGCGCTACCTTACTTACCGAGCTGTAAGGCTCCTGCTCTGGGATTTGGCTGTTGATTTGGCCAATACGCTCCCACAG GGAACCAACCGAACAGTCCTGCTGGCGGAAGTACTAATTGCTTTTATGGGAGGACATGAAGAACGAGAGGCCCTCTACACTCGAGCTGGCTTCCCAACACCTGTAGAGTGCCCAGAAAAAGCCATTGGATCAATACTGGACCAAGTCTTGTACTTACTGCTGTCAACCCAACCTTATAAAGGACTGAACAAAGCCTTGGAATTCTTGCAAG ACCAAATTGTGGGAGGGAACCTTGACAGAGAGAGCGTATGGTATGTCCTGCGTCTGGTCCAGGCCATCCCACTAACTCAGAATGCAGCTCAGTGGATGATTCGGGCTGACCAGAAAGCAGGACTACTTGCAATATCAGCTTATCTGGGTGCAATTCGTGCAGCTGGACTGGAATATGGCTCAATTGTGTTATATCTCCTGAGCCATGCAAG TTATCTGTTGGAGAAACACAGGCCTTCAGGTTATGGATTCCTGGCAGAACATATAGAGTTAGCACGTATCAA aatggaggagggagacaCAGACTGGGGTTTGAATGTAGGTGGAAATTTAGAATTATGGAGCGATTTCAAAACCAGTCGGGTCAGCGGCTCACACCTCCCTAGGCATTCAGATGCCCAGACTTGTTGCATAACcaatacaataataaag gGTCCGAGCTACTTCCTTGAGAATGGTGAATCGGTGATGGGACTCAATGATGCTCTGATGTGGGCCAAGGtgcaccctttctcccctctggGCTCCGGCTGTCGTCTCAACCCATTCTGA